In Geobacter anodireducens, a genomic segment contains:
- a CDS encoding capsular biosynthesis protein CpsI: MASILVTGAAGFIGFHLTKRLLDWGDRVVGLDNLNDYYDVNLKLDRLRQLEGREGFSFVRAGLADRPVLEDLFAGQRFDVVVNLAAQAGVRYSITNPHAYVDSNLVGFINILEGCRHHGVKHLVYASSSSVYGANTAMPFSIHHNVDHPVSLYAATKKANELMAHTYSSLYGLPTTGLRFFTVYGPWGRPDMALFLFTKAILEGRPIDVYNFGKMQRDFTYIDDIVEGVARVMDRTPEPNSAWSGARPDPGTSYAPYRIYNIGNNNPVELLAFIEAIEQNLGITAQKNLLPLQAGDVPATYADVDDLMNDVGFKPATPIGEGIARFVEWYRGYYGV, translated from the coding sequence ATGGCTTCGATACTCGTCACCGGCGCAGCCGGGTTCATCGGTTTTCATCTTACGAAACGCCTTCTTGACTGGGGCGATCGCGTGGTGGGGCTCGACAACCTGAACGACTATTATGACGTGAACCTGAAGCTGGACCGGCTCCGCCAGTTGGAGGGGCGCGAGGGATTCAGCTTCGTGCGGGCTGGCCTGGCAGACCGGCCGGTCCTGGAGGACCTCTTTGCCGGCCAGCGTTTCGACGTGGTGGTGAACCTGGCTGCCCAGGCCGGGGTCCGCTACTCCATCACCAATCCCCACGCCTACGTGGACAGTAATCTGGTCGGCTTCATCAACATCCTGGAGGGGTGCCGGCATCACGGGGTGAAGCACCTGGTCTACGCATCGTCCAGCTCTGTCTATGGTGCCAATACGGCAATGCCGTTTTCGATCCACCACAACGTGGATCACCCGGTTTCCCTGTATGCCGCCACCAAGAAGGCCAACGAGCTCATGGCCCACACCTATTCGAGCCTCTACGGGCTGCCCACCACGGGCCTGCGCTTCTTCACGGTCTACGGCCCCTGGGGGCGGCCCGACATGGCCCTCTTCCTCTTTACCAAGGCAATCCTCGAAGGCCGGCCCATAGATGTCTATAATTTTGGCAAAATGCAACGGGATTTCACTTATATAGACGACATCGTCGAGGGGGTGGCGCGGGTCATGGACCGCACGCCGGAGCCCAATTCCGCCTGGAGCGGGGCCCGACCCGATCCCGGCACGAGCTACGCTCCTTATCGCATCTACAACATCGGCAACAACAACCCGGTCGAGCTCCTCGCGTTCATTGAAGCCATCGAACAGAACCTGGGGATCACCGCACAGAAGAATCTGCTTCCCCTGCAGGCGGGTGACGTGCCCGCCACCTACGCCGACGTGGATGACCTGATGAACGACGTGGGGTTCAAGCCGGCCACTCCCATCGGAGAGGGGATTGCGCGGTTCGTCGAGTGGTACCGGGGATACTACGGCGTCTGA
- a CDS encoding UDP-glucose 4-epimerase GalE: MPVLVTGGAGYIGSHVVRQLSEAGYTVVVYDNLSTGFPDALVHGERLVTGDLSDTARLDALFVEYGFSTVLHFAASIVAPESVTAPLKYYGNNTRNTLNLLGACVKHGVERFIFSSTAAVYGIPDSGVAAEESATVPINPYGTSKLMSEWMLRDVCAAHGMRSVALRYFNVAGADPQARMGQRTPEATHLIKVCCQAALGLRDKVCIFGTDYPTPDGTGIRDYIHVEDLASAHLAALSYLEKGGESTRINVGYGRGSSVRDVIDMVRRVSGVPFPAEEAPRRPGDPPSLVARADRARTLLGWTPRYDDLETIVADAWRWEKKISGN; this comes from the coding sequence ATGCCTGTTCTGGTCACCGGCGGTGCCGGCTATATCGGAAGCCATGTGGTCCGCCAGCTCTCAGAGGCCGGCTATACGGTGGTGGTCTACGACAATCTTTCCACCGGCTTCCCCGATGCCCTTGTCCATGGGGAACGGCTCGTGACGGGAGATTTGTCCGACACCGCCCGGCTCGACGCGCTCTTCGTGGAATACGGCTTTTCAACGGTGCTTCACTTTGCCGCCTCCATCGTTGCGCCGGAGTCGGTCACCGCTCCGCTCAAGTATTACGGCAACAATACGCGAAATACCCTGAACCTTCTCGGTGCCTGCGTGAAGCACGGTGTCGAGCGGTTCATCTTCTCCAGCACCGCGGCGGTCTACGGCATACCGGACAGCGGCGTGGCCGCCGAGGAGAGTGCCACCGTGCCCATCAACCCCTATGGCACGTCAAAGCTCATGAGCGAGTGGATGCTGCGCGATGTCTGCGCCGCCCACGGCATGCGCTCGGTGGCCCTGCGCTACTTCAACGTGGCAGGCGCCGATCCCCAGGCCCGCATGGGGCAGAGAACCCCGGAGGCGACCCACCTCATCAAGGTTTGCTGCCAGGCTGCCCTGGGGCTGCGGGACAAGGTGTGCATCTTCGGTACCGACTATCCGACTCCGGACGGCACCGGCATCCGGGACTACATCCACGTGGAGGACCTTGCCTCTGCCCATCTGGCCGCCCTGTCGTACCTGGAAAAGGGTGGCGAGTCGACCCGCATCAATGTCGGCTATGGACGCGGATCCAGTGTCCGGGACGTGATCGACATGGTGCGCCGGGTGTCGGGAGTTCCGTTCCCTGCCGAGGAGGCTCCCCGGCGGCCGGGCGACCCACCCAGCCTCGTGGCCCGGGCGGATCGCGCCAGGACGCTCCTCGGCTGGACTCCCCGCTACGATGACCTTGAAACCATCGTTGCCGATGCCTGGCGCTGGGAAAAGAAAATCAGCGGCAACTAG